In Paludibaculum fermentans, the genomic stretch CTGGTCCAGCTTCCCGATGCGGGTATTGATCTCCGCTACAGTCTCGCGGATGTACCCGAAGTCGTTCGCCAGGCTGTCGACCTTGCCGCTGACGCCGGAGAGCGGGCCATTCATCTGCTTCTCCAGCCGGTCTTTCAATCCGCTGTCGAGGACGGTCAGCGCGCGGCTGTTGCCCGCAAGCTGGTCCTGAATCGCCTTCAAGGTCGCCTCAATGTTGGAAAGCCGGTCGCTTTGCGACTTCGCGTTAGTGCGGACCTCCTCCTGGAGTAGAGCCAGATCGCGCCCCAGTTCGACGATCTCTTTTTTCTGGGCGAACGAGGCGAACGGCAACGCGAGAACAAGCACGGAAGCAATTGCGGTGATTCTCATGGACGATCCTTTCTCATTTGGCACCCCACCGGTGAGTAGGGGCAAAACGGGGGTGCGCCCGGACGACGCACCCCCTGATGTGACAAACAGGCTACTTACTGGACGCCGACGAAATGAGCCCGCCGGTTTTTCTGCCAGCAATCTTCATTCGAATCCGTACAGAACGGCTTTTCCTTGCCGTAGCTGACCGTCTTGAGACGATCCGCCGGAACGCCCATCTGCGTCAGGAATTCCTTGACGCCGGCCGCACGGCGGTCGCCCAGGCCGATATTGTACTCGGCTGAGCCGCGCTCGTCGCAATGGCCTTCCAGGGAGATCACCGCCGACGGGAAGTCACTCAGGATCGACTTCAGGGCATCGGCGTTGCGCTGCAGGGTGGCGCGGCCGTCTTCCCTGACTTCGCTCTTGTCGTAGTCAAAGAATACGTCCTGGATATCCCGCGTAATCCGATCGGACAGCGAAGCAGTGGCCTTCGGCTCCGGAGGCGGAGGCGGAGGCGGTGTGGTCACGGTGACAGTCACGGCGGAGACCGCATCGCCGCCATCGCCCTTCGCGGTCATTCTGTAGGTGGTGGTCGCCGACGGGAACACCTGGCGGCTGCCCGATCCGGCTACGACGCCGATGCCGTTGTCGATGGTCACTTCCGTCGAGTTCGAGACATTCCACCGCAAAGTCGAGGACTCGCCCCGCACGATCGTGGATGGTTCGGCCGTGAAGCTGCTGACGACGGCGGCCGGGCCCTTCTCCACCTTTGGTTGATCCTTCACCACGGGAGTCGGTGGAGGTGGTACGACGGGCGGTTTCTTCTTACAGCCTGCCGCGAAAAGAAAGAAAGACAGGGCCAGCATCGTGCCAGCGATGTGACGTTGTTTCATGACGACCGATGAGCCTCCTGTGCTCGATTACTCAAACCGGCTCGGAACTCCATAGTGGTTCACTTGGTCCACACCGGCTTCTCGTTGAACCCCTGTGTGGTGACCTGTTTCACTTCTGTTCCATCAGCCAACATCGTGAAAATCTGGCTGCCCCCCGCCCGGTTGGACGAAAACACCAGGTGGCGCCCGTCCGGCGCCCAACTCGGATTCTCGTTTCTGCCCTGGCCATGAGTCAGCTGTACGGTCTCCCGGGAGGCCACATCCATGATGAAGATGTTCCAGTTGCCGGGAGCAAAGCCGCGGGTCCAGGCGAACGCAATGGCCTTTCCGTCGGGGTGCCAGGCCGGGTTTGAGGCCTCGCCTTCTCCCGTCGTCAGGCGCATCGGGTCTGCACCGTCCATATTCATTCTATATATTTGCTGCAGTCCGCCGCGCCCCGAAACGAAGACCATGTCCGTTCCGGTCTTCGGATTCACCTTCGGCTCGACTTCGATGGCGCGCGAAGTGGAAAGCCGGCGCAGGTTGCTGCCGTCCAGATTGGCAATGTAGATCTGGGCGAACCCGCTGATGCTCGACGAGAACAAGACCGATTGGCCGTCCGGCGAGAAGCCGGGCGTCGCGTTCATCGGTGCTTCCGGGTTGAGGAAAGGGATGAACCGGCCTGTCACGGTGGAGTACATCATAATGCGAGGTTGCCCCTTCGCATAAGTGGTAAATGCAAGCCTCGTACCATCGGGTGAGACCGCAGGGAACGTCGTGATGGATCTGAACGAAGTAATCGGCTTCTGGTTCGAACCATCGAAATCCATCGACCAGATCTCCTTCGATCCAGTCCGCGTCGAAATGAAATAGATCTTCGACCCCGCCAGCGACGGCGCTCCAAACTGGGCCAGGATGTCGGCGGCATAGTCGTGCCCCAGCTTGCGGGCTCCATCCGCGGTCAGCGGTGCGTTGTACAGCTTGCGGAACAGCTTCGCACCCGTGACATCCGCGACCGAGGCGTTGTACAGGTGCCCGAACACCACAAACTGCCCGCCCTGTTCAGCCGCATAGCCGAAGCCCAGCAGGGTGGCGTTCACCGGAGATCCGCTCCAGTCCGTCAGGCACCGTCCGCCGCAGTTGGCCGGCGTAGGCGGTTCGCCGCGCCGTCCGGGCGTTGGAGCCGGGGTGGGGCGCAGGTCTGATTCCTGCTGGGGCGGGTTCAGCGGGTAGAAACTCTTCGCCACCATGTTGAAGAGGCCCGAGCGCTGGATATCGTCAAAGACCGTCTGGTTAAAGGTGTCCACCAACGGGCCGGCTCCACCGGCACCGCGGAAGTCCGGCAAGGCGATTTTCGGCTTGTCCTTCTTGATGATTTCTATCTTGATCCGGTCCTGCGACTGGCTGTAGGCGAGCGCGGCCAGAAACCCGACGGCGAGCAGGCTGAGTGAGATTGTTTTTTTCATCGTTTCAGTTGGAACCAGAACTCAATGTGCGCCGGATTCCCTTCACACTCCCGAGGAATGGGCTGGAAGGGCGCGGCTTCGGTGATGGCGCGCTGCGCCGAATAGTCAAGCGTTCGGTTGCCGCTCGACTGGGAGACATTGATGCCCGTAACCTGGCCGGAGCGGGCCAGGTCGAAGGTGATGATCGCTGGCGGTAGAGTATGAATGCGTGCGTCGACCTGGCCGGTGCGCCACTTCTGGCCTACCCTGTCGCGCAGCAAGGTCGCATAGGCCCCGCAGTGGCTGCCAAAGGGAGAATTGGCGCCTACCCCGACCCCACCCGATCCCGGCGCCATGCCATAGATCGGTGACGTCGCAGCCTGCCCCGCGTTGCTATAAACCTGGTTGCTCTCGTATTCCCGCTTATCAACGCGGTTCGAAGCCCGTTCCGTCCGCTCCGCCTTGTGCTTCTTCTTTGACTTCAGCGCGATCGCCTCGCGGTCGTCCTTCACGGCCTCTTTGGTCTTCGGCTTAGGCTTTACTTCCTCGGGGATCTCCGACTCGGTGTCTTCCGCCACCGGGTTCTTGGGACCCGTCCGGCCCGGCAGCGGAATCCGCTGGACGGGCGTGACGGAAACAGAGCCGCCCCCCATGGAATTCGGGTCGCCCCAGGAGACGGTCTTGCCGAACTGGAACACCGTCAGGAGGCCGATCGTACCGAAGAGAGCACCGTGCAGCACGAGAGAGCCGATGAGCGGTCTCTTCAGCGAGTCTCGTTCTGCCAGTACGTCGACGTGTTGGTCCATGTGCCGATTACTTCGCCGGTCCGGAATCCTCGGGTTGTGTTACCAGGCGTACGTTCATTCCTGCGCGGCCCAGCACATCCACAACCTGGGCAATGGGTTCGTAAACCGTGTGGCGGTCGGCCCGCAGGTACACCGCCGTGGCGCCCGGGAAACGGCGCTTGATCTCGGGCCCGATCTCGTTGATGTTCACCTTCTTCTCGTTCAGAGAGAGGTTGCCTTGCCGGTCCAGGGTGGCCACCGGCAGTTCCTGGGTACTGTCATTGCCGGATTTGATGCGCGGCACTTCCACTTCCAGGCCGAACTCCATCACATGCGCCGTCAACATGAAGATCACCAGCAGCACCAGAACGACGTCTACCAGCGGGACGATGTTGATCTCAGCCAGCGCGCCGCTGCTCCTGCCGTTGCGGCGTCCGAATCCGCCATTGTTCATCGAGAAGGCCATGAGCGTTTACTCCTCGAAGTGGCGTTCAGTCAGGTTGAGGAATTCCAGCGCGAAGTCTTCCATCCGCGCGCCAATCTCTTTGATGGAGTGGCCCATCACGTTGTAGGCGATGGCCGCCGGGATGGCGGCCGCCAGGCCCGCCGCGGTAGCCACCAGGGCGTCTGCGATGCCCGGTGCGACGGCGCGCAGGCTGGCGCTGCCGGCTGAACCCAGTCCCTGAAACGCGTTGATGATGCCCAGTACGGTGCCGAACAGTCCAATGAATGGCGACACCGTCGCTGTGGTCGCCAGCCAGCTCATGCTGCGCTCCAGCCGCGTGAGCTCTTCGCTGATCCCCAACTGCAGGGTCCGCTCCAGCGCGACCTTGTTGACGATCTGGCCTCTCGACTTCATCTGCCGCACCACTTCCTCATACCCGAAGTCAAATACCCCGGTCAGCGGTGCCTTGTTGAACTGCTCCGCGGCCACGGCCACGGCGTCCAGGTTCGGAGCCTTGCGGAAGGCACGGAGGAAAGTTGTATTCGCTTCGGCAGCGGTCTTGAACTGGCTCCACTTGGCGAAGATGATCGTCCAGCTCAACAGTGAACCGATGAGCAGGATGGCCAGAACGATCTTCGAGATGAGGGAAGCGCCCAGAACCAGTTCAACGATGGAAAGCTGCAGGAACGCGCCAATGAATGGCATGGTCGACGATTGACTCCTTCAATGTCCTTCAAATTCCATGATATCCAAGGATCGCCCGGCGGGCGGACTCCTGGAACAATTTCGCCTCTTTATGTACGACGATCCGCGGCTCGCGAAAAGTTGCCAACAACCGGCCGGGCCGTTGAATTTATACTTGGTCTGAATGCTGGTGGAACTCGTCGTCGAGAACTTCGCGGTGGTGGAGCGGCTGCGGTTGCCCCTACACGCGGGGCTGAACGCCCTGACGGGCGAAACAGGCAGCGGTAAGAGCTTGATGGTGGACGCCTTAAGCCTGCTGCTGGGGGGGCGCGCCTCGGCCGACATGGTGCGCACCGGGGCGTCCCGGGCCTTCGTGTCCGGCCGCTTTGAAGTGCCGGCCGGCCCGGAGTTCAGCCGCGTCCTGGAAGCCGCCGGCCTGGAAGCAGAGGATGGAGAAATCCTGCTGGAACGTGAGATCCTGGCCTCCGGCAAGTCGCGCGCCTTTGTCGCCAGCCGGCCCGTAGCCGCCTCATTTTTAAAGGAGTTAGCCCCTTTTCTCGGCGATATCCACGGCCAGCACGATCAGCAGAAGCTCTTTTCCGGCGACTCGCAGCGGGAACTACTCGACGAAGCGGCCGGCGTGGCCGAGACCCTGGCCGAGGTGGAGAGCGCCTATGCGGATTGGCACGCCCTGGTCCGCACCCTCCAGGATCTGAACCGCACTGAGCAGGAAAAACTGCGCATGGCCGACCTCTGGAACATGCAGCGCAAGGAGATCGAGGCCCTCGAACTCAGCGCCGGCGAGGATGCCCAGCTTGAAAACGAGAAGCGGGTCCTCAAAAACGTCGCCCGGCTCAGCGAAGCGGCCACTATCGCCCACGACGCCCTCTCGGAGTCCGAGCATGCGGTCGCCAACGGCTTGGGTCTGGCGCTAAAAAAAGTTGAAGAGTTGGCGAAAATTGACGAAAGTCTCTCCGGCCTGCTCGAGACCCTCCGCCCTGCCCAGATTGCGGTGAAGGAAGCAGCCATGGAGCTCAGCCACTACCTGGGCCATCTGGAAGCCGACCCCAAGCGTCTGGAAGACCTGGAGAACCGCCTCGCCCAGATTGAAAAGCTCAAGAGGAAGTACGGCTCGACCATCGATGAGATCCTCACTTTCTACGCCCAGGTCTGTGACCAACTGAACGCCGTGGAATCCGCCGGCGAACGCCGCGCGGAACTGGAAACAGCCATCGCCACCCGGGAAGCCGAATACAAGGTGAAGGCGGAACGGCTGCGGGCCCTGCGCTCCAGGGCCGCGAAAAAACTGGAAAAGGCGGTCGAAAGCGAATTGGGCGGCTTGGCGATGAAAGGCACCTCGTTCCGCATCGCCATGAAGCCAGCGGATCCCGCCCCGCACGGCATCGACGCCGTCGAGTTTCTGGTCTCCGCCAACGTTGGCGAGGAGCTTCGCCCGCTGGACAAGGTCGCCAGC encodes the following:
- a CDS encoding MotA/TolQ/ExbB proton channel family protein, producing the protein MPFIGAFLQLSIVELVLGASLISKIVLAILLIGSLLSWTIIFAKWSQFKTAAEANTTFLRAFRKAPNLDAVAVAAEQFNKAPLTGVFDFGYEEVVRQMKSRGQIVNKVALERTLQLGISEELTRLERSMSWLATTATVSPFIGLFGTVLGIINAFQGLGSAGSASLRAVAPGIADALVATAAGLAAAIPAAIAYNVMGHSIKEIGARMEDFALEFLNLTERHFEE
- a CDS encoding PD40 domain-containing protein → MKKTISLSLLAVGFLAALAYSQSQDRIKIEIIKKDKPKIALPDFRGAGGAGPLVDTFNQTVFDDIQRSGLFNMVAKSFYPLNPPQQESDLRPTPAPTPGRRGEPPTPANCGGRCLTDWSGSPVNATLLGFGYAAEQGGQFVVFGHLYNASVADVTGAKLFRKLYNAPLTADGARKLGHDYAADILAQFGAPSLAGSKIYFISTRTGSKEIWSMDFDGSNQKPITSFRSITTFPAVSPDGTRLAFTTYAKGQPRIMMYSTVTGRFIPFLNPEAPMNATPGFSPDGQSVLFSSSISGFAQIYIANLDGSNLRRLSTSRAIEVEPKVNPKTGTDMVFVSGRGGLQQIYRMNMDGADPMRLTTGEGEASNPAWHPDGKAIAFAWTRGFAPGNWNIFIMDVASRETVQLTHGQGRNENPSWAPDGRHLVFSSNRAGGSQIFTMLADGTEVKQVTTQGFNEKPVWTK
- a CDS encoding OmpA family protein, which produces MKQRHIAGTMLALSFFLFAAGCKKKPPVVPPPPTPVVKDQPKVEKGPAAVVSSFTAEPSTIVRGESSTLRWNVSNSTEVTIDNGIGVVAGSGSRQVFPSATTTYRMTAKGDGGDAVSAVTVTVTTPPPPPPPEPKATASLSDRITRDIQDVFFDYDKSEVREDGRATLQRNADALKSILSDFPSAVISLEGHCDERGSAEYNIGLGDRRAAGVKEFLTQMGVPADRLKTVSYGKEKPFCTDSNEDCWQKNRRAHFVGVQ
- the recN gene encoding DNA repair protein RecN, whose amino-acid sequence is MLVELVVENFAVVERLRLPLHAGLNALTGETGSGKSLMVDALSLLLGGRASADMVRTGASRAFVSGRFEVPAGPEFSRVLEAAGLEAEDGEILLEREILASGKSRAFVASRPVAASFLKELAPFLGDIHGQHDQQKLFSGDSQRELLDEAAGVAETLAEVESAYADWHALVRTLQDLNRTEQEKLRMADLWNMQRKEIEALELSAGEDAQLENEKRVLKNVARLSEAATIAHDALSESEHAVANGLGLALKKVEELAKIDESLSGLLETLRPAQIAVKEAAMELSHYLGHLEADPKRLEDLENRLAQIEKLKRKYGSTIDEILTFYAQVCDQLNAVESAGERRAELETAIATREAEYKVKAERLRALRSRAAKKLEKAVESELGGLAMKGTSFRIAMKPADPAPHGIDAVEFLVSANVGEELRPLDKVASGGELSRVALALKTCIVPKSHGRVARTLVFDEVDSGVGGAAAETIGRRLKKISESNQVLCVTHLAQIAGFADHHYVVSKRESAGRTSAQVDEMLGDERVREIGRMLSGQHLSAEALRHAEKLIEEYARRG
- a CDS encoding ExbD/TolR family protein; translation: MAFSMNNGGFGRRNGRSSGALAEINIVPLVDVVLVLLVIFMLTAHVMEFGLEVEVPRIKSGNDSTQELPVATLDRQGNLSLNEKKVNINEIGPEIKRRFPGATAVYLRADRHTVYEPIAQVVDVLGRAGMNVRLVTQPEDSGPAK
- a CDS encoding TonB family protein, whose amino-acid sequence is MDQHVDVLAERDSLKRPLIGSLVLHGALFGTIGLLTVFQFGKTVSWGDPNSMGGGSVSVTPVQRIPLPGRTGPKNPVAEDTESEIPEEVKPKPKTKEAVKDDREAIALKSKKKHKAERTERASNRVDKREYESNQVYSNAGQAATSPIYGMAPGSGGVGVGANSPFGSHCGAYATLLRDRVGQKWRTGQVDARIHTLPPAIITFDLARSGQVTGINVSQSSGNRTLDYSAQRAITEAAPFQPIPRECEGNPAHIEFWFQLKR